A single Brassica rapa cultivar Chiifu-401-42 chromosome A04, CAAS_Brap_v3.01, whole genome shotgun sequence DNA region contains:
- the LOC103864481 gene encoding methylesterase 1 — protein sequence MSENKRKQHFVLVHGSCHGAWCWYKVKPLLEAAGHQVTALNLAASGIDTRSITDISTCEQYSEPLLNLLKSLPDDEKVVLVGHSFGGLSLAIAMDKFPDKISVSVFLSAFMPDTKHSPSFVLEKFGSSMAHEAWMGTEFKPYGSDNSGLSMFFSFEFMKLGLYQLSPVEDLELGLLLKRPGSLFVSNLSKMKNFSDEGYGNVPRAYIVCKEDKGIPEAFQRWLIDNFPVNIVMEIDETDHMPMFCKPQQLCDHFMEIADKFV from the exons ATGAGTGAAAATAAGAGAAAACAACACTTTGTGCTAGTACATGGTTCGTGCCACGGCGCATGGTGCTGGTACAAGGTTAAGCCGCTGCTCGAGGCGGCCGGCCACCAAGTAACCGCCTTAAACTTAGCTGCCTCCGGAATAGACACAAGGTCGATCACTGACATCTCCACATGTGAACAATATTCTGAGCCGTTACTGAATCTCCTAAAGTCATTACCAGATGATGAGAAAGTTGTGCTCGTTGGTCATAGCTTTGGAGGCTTGAGTTTAGCCATCGCTATGGATAAGTTTCCCGACAAGATCTCTGTCTCTGTCTTCTTGAGTGCTTTCATGCCCGATACTAAACACTCACCATCCTTCGTCTTGGAGAAG TTTGGAAGCAGCATGGCACACGAAGCATGGATGGGCACCGAGTTCAAACCATACGGCTCCGACAACTCTGGGCTGAGTATGTTCTTCAGCTTTGAGTTCATGAAGCTCGGTCTGTATCAGCTCTCTCCAGTTGAG GATCTTGAATTGGGATTGCTTTTAAAGAGACCTGGATCTTTGTTTGTGAGCAACTTATCGAAGATGAAAAACTTCTCAGATGAAGGGTATGGTAATGTTCCTCGAGCTTACATAGTATGCAAAGAGGACAAAGGCATACCTGAAGCATTCCAAAGATGGCTGATTGATAACTTTCCAGTGAATATAGTGATGGAGATCGACGAGACAGATCACATGCCAATGTTCTGCAAGCCTCAGCAACTCTGTGATCACTTCATGGAAATCGCAGacaaatttgtttaa